One part of the Anopheles coustani chromosome 2, idAnoCousDA_361_x.2, whole genome shotgun sequence genome encodes these proteins:
- the LOC131262880 gene encoding EKC/KEOPS complex subunit bud32, with product MGGENEGKVKENLLKQGAEGKLYIGTYKDKQCLVKERFEKKYRHPALDRQLTRQRIKAEQKAFQRCATAGVVTPALYGVDLEQRKIYMEYLDKAKTAKDFIDELTGSPGSGAEESPQLKKLAEQIGQMVGVLHKNNIVHGDLTTSNMLLDPVDTEDTLPYRLVTIDFGLSHSSDNTENKGVDLYVLERAILSAHSQLPKLFGMILKTYCEHNTNRCDETIAKYEEVRARGRKRTMVG from the coding sequence atgggAGGTGAAAATGAAGGCAAAGTAAAGGAAAATCTATTAAAACAGGGAGCTGAAGGTAAACTTTATATCGGCACCTACAAGGATAAGCAGTGTTTGGTGAAGGAACGGTTCGAAAAGAAATACCGGCATCCGGCACTCGATCGGCAGCTTACGCGCCAGCGGATCAAGGCGGAACAGAAAGCATTTCAGCGATGTGCCACGGCCGGCGTCGTAACTCCCGCTTTATACGGGGTCGATTTGGAGCAAAGAAAGATCTACATGGAATATCTCGATAAGGCGAAAACTGCGAAGGATTTCATCGATGAACTGACCGGTTCACCGGGTTCGGGGGCAGAAGAATCACCACAATTGAAAAAGCTCGCCGAACAGATTGGCCAGATGGTGGGTGTTTTGCACAAGAACAACATTGTGCACGGTGATTTGACCACGTCGAACATGCTGCTAGATCCGGTAGATACTGAGGATACGCTGCCATATCGTCTGGTGACGATCGACTTTGGATTATCCCACTCGAGCGACAACACCGAAAATAAAGGTGTGGATCTGTACGTGCTTGAGCGAGCCATTCTAAGCGCCCACAGTCAGCTTCCGAAACTTTTTGGGATGATTTTGAAAACTTATTGTGAACATAATACGAATCGTTGTGATGAAACCATTGCCAAATATGAAGAAGTTCGGGCACGTGGTAGAAAACGTACTATGGTTGGATGA
- the LOC131262879 gene encoding dehydrogenase/reductase SDR family member 4 has product MLRMFGGRTFLQTARVTMERNLCSSSEVAAKRLTGKVAVVTASTEGIGYAIAQRLGQEGAKVVISSRKQQNVDRAVDDLRKGGLEVTGIKCHVANATDRKALFDHAAQKFGGIDILVSNAAVNPEVGGVLECSESAWDKIFDVNLKCSYLLAKEVLPFIRQRKGGSIVFISSIAGFQPFQLLGAYSVSKTALFGLTKAASQDLAAENIRVNCIAPGVVQTKFAGALQESDAAKEETLSRIPMGRIAQPKEISGVCAFLVSDDASYITGETIVASGGMPSRL; this is encoded by the exons ATGTTGCGAATGTTCGGCGGTCGCACATTCTTGCAAACAGCGCGTGTTACGATGGAACGAAATTTGTGCAGCAGCTCGGAAGTGGCCGCTAAAAGACTTACCGGAAAGGTGGCCGTGGTAACCGCTTCAACGGAAGG AATTGGCTATGCCATTGCGCAACGATTAGGACAGGAAGGTGCCAAAGTGGTGATAAGCAGTCGTAAGCAGCAGAATGTTGACCGTGCTGTCGATGACCTACGGAAGGGAGGCCTGGAAGTGACCGGGATCAAGTGTCACGTTGCCAACGCCACTGACCGGAAGGCGCTCTTTGACCATGCCGCTCAAAAGTTCGGTGGTATCGATATTCTGGTCTCGAACGCAGCGGTGAACCCGGAAGTGGGAGGTGTGCTGGAGTGCAGCGAATCGGCGTGGGATAAAATTTTCGACGTCAACCTAAAGTGCTCCTATCTTCTGGCCAAAGAAGTACTTCCTTTCATTCGGCAACGCAAGGGAGGAAGCATTGTATTCATTTCATCCATTGCCGGCTTTCAACCATTCCAACTGCTCGGTGCTTACTCGGTTAGCAAGACTGCGTTGTTCGGACTTACAAAAGCCGCAAGCCAAGATCTGGCTGCGGAGAATATTCGCGTCAATTGCATTGCTCCAGGTGTTGTGCAGACAAAGTTTGCCGGAGCT TTGCAAGAATCAGATGCGGCTAAAGAGGAGACTCTTTCACGGATTCCGATGGGACGGATTGCACAGCCTAAGGAAATATCTGGAGTTTGTGCATTCCTGGTGTCGGACGATGCCAGTTACATTACGGGTGAAACAATAGTGGCTTCCGGTGGAATGCCTTCGCGTTTGTAA
- the LOC131266414 gene encoding double-stranded RNA-binding protein Staufen homolog, translated as MHGHLPQQHPGMHPASHHQPPPHLTHLANLPPHSIPREHHASRLNTARHHHPRGVDHQTAGGMAPHLPMQVPPPPHQSQNPRKPPGPTYYANGGIHGGGLPKPLPMTAAHMHPPPPPPPGMSVGQPQPHPSGPMPLQSVVGGKLPYGMGGMGPHGGGKPMQQQQQQQQQPPHQPPVSVHHSVAMAPPVQAPIPVVSAATPAGTKTRHIPSSTDHKIHHHSSQHSMQSNGGGGSSGPGSKGTMMHHQPMDKPKVGSNRHQQQQAHPSSQQMLKATDSAHPAKDVTTAAPVPSTPSVEVGATASAATTTSVSTNGATTTPTTPQGVDGTAASATHPTTLSSSNSLETLANIKEKTTMCLVNELARYNKIQHQYRLTGESGPAHKKRFTVTLKLGDEEYTAEGASIKKAQHKAAGDAIAETKYKHPPARTKPRAKTGPRGNVSSFTPTVELNALAMKRGEPTVYQVKAVPLPMPKYPSANPGGMPGTGVVAGGPGRRPDKLPPQAAQGLGVGYGGRHVHPNGGGDWGRGAPGGMVGVVAGVGGRGGMGGFHPGHQQQQHPPHHPRTAGGSDEQHHGLYLVRLHPNQLHHHAHHHHEGPAGGHPPGGGSSVMPAQEFYMATLRVGERTFLGEGHSPQAARHDAAARALEVLKPLTAEAAANDGKGKATIAGGGDGEANGDDAGSDGDPNAELKSPISLVHEMAVQRNVPVVFEVISEKGPPHMTVFVTQCKVGTIVTEGEGTGKKPSKKRAAEKMLEELRKLQKAEQQHSSAGWGGGDGACEKRKTHSKSSAAAAAAANASQLEAGVVTAKKKARNLIKEKSVTGGDVAGEKENPISRLMQIQQARKEKQPVYVVVENERPNVGRRRQFTIEVYAAGKKATGVGMTKKAAKWNAAEALLVDLGYATATTTMPTATKSPAAANGTANKENQSGAANEAPTVAMASGGRKVTFTEGSENVALKTTTNGTDSRSPLGGANQAAPHHAKSDTSRDAMNDSTASNDSMATNSSGVSSASSVPALTTVSSSPSAPSNPDIGRKKEQLLYLAQLLKFEVQFSDFPKGNHGEYLTLVILSTEPPQLCHGSGASLKESHDEAARGALEILSKIGLDNVKPKAATPSSNTATDTTDVAGGK; from the exons ATGCACGGACACTTGCCACAACAGCATCCGGGGATGCATCCGGCCAGTCACCATCAGCCACCTCCGCATTTGACGCATCTAGCCAACCTACCGCCCCACAGCATCCCGCGCGAGCATCATGCAAGCCG ACTGAATACCGCCCGGCATCATCATCCGCGCGGCGTAGACCATCAGACGGCCGGCGGCATGGCACCGCACCTTCCGATGCAAGTGCCACCACCGCCCCATCAATCACAGAACCCTAGGAAGCCGCCGGGTCCAACATATTACGCGAACGGGGGCATCCACGGTGGGGGGCTACCCAAACCGCTGCCCATGACGGCGGCCCACATGCATCCGCCACCTCCGCCTCCACCCGGCATGAGCGTTGGCCAGCCGCAGCCACATCCGTCTGGCCCGATGCCCCTGCAGTCGGTGGTTGGTGGAAAGCTACCGTATGGGATGGGTGGTATGGGACCGCACGGAGGAGGGAAGccaatgcagcagcagcagcagcagcaacagcaaccacCACATCAACCGCCGGTTTCCGTGCATCATTCGGTTGCGATGGCCCCACCTGTACAAGCACCAATACCCGTGGTGTCTGCGGCGACCCCGGCTGGCACGAAGACACGCCACATACCTTCGAGTACGGACC ATAAAATCCACCATCACTCGAGTCAACACTCGATGCAGTCGAATGGAGGAGGCGGAAGTAGTGGCCCAGGTTCAAAGGGTACCATGATGCACCATCAGCCGATGGATAAGCCCAAAGTGGGAAGCAATAgacaccagcaacagcaggcaCACCCGAGTAGCCAGCAGATGTTAAAGGCAACGGATTCTGCACACCCGGCGAAGGATGTGACAACGGCAGCCCCAGTTCCGTCGACTCCTTCGGTAGAGGTTGGTGCTACAGCATCAGCTGCGACCACTACAAGTGTATCAACGAACGGTGCGACGACGACACCTACGACACCACAGGGAGTGGATGGCACGGCGGCGTCGGCCACACATCCAACCACACTTTCATCATCCAACTCTCTAGAAACCTTGGCAAACATTAAAGAGAAAACGACAATGTGTTTAGTTAACGAGCTGGCGCGTTACAACAAGATCCAACACCAGTACCGGCTGACGGGCGAGTCCGGGCCGGCGCATAAGAAGCGCTTCACCGTCACACTGAAGCTCGGCGACGAGGAGTACACGGCCGAGGGGGCGAGCATCAAGAAGGCGCAGCACAAGGCGGCCGGTGATGCGATCGCCGAGACGAAGTACAAGCATCCGCCGGCTCGGACTAAACCACGCGCGAAGACGGGGCCGCGGGGCAACGTGAGCAGCTTCACGCCGACGGTTGAGCTGAACGCACTGGCCATGAAGCGCGGCGAACCGACCGTGTACCAGGTGAAGGCGGTACCGTTGCCGATGCCGAAGTATCCTTCCGCCAATCCCGGCGGAATGCCGGGGACGGGTGTGGTGGCGGGAGGGCCAGGACGCCGTCCCGATAAACTACCACCACAGGCCGCGCAGGGGTTAGGCGTGGGCTATGGTGGTAGACACGTTCACCCGAACGGTGGTGGCGATTGGGGCCGTGGAGCTCCTGGAGGTATGGTCGGagttgttgctggtgttggCGGACGCGGAGGTATGGGTGGATTTCATCCGggacatcagcagcaacagcatccgcCGCATCATCCGCGCACTGCTGGTGGATCAGATGAACAACATCACGGACTCTACCTTGTCCGCCTTCACCCAAATCAGCTGCATCATCATGCGCACCATCATCATGAAGGTCCGGCCGGCGGTCATCCGCCGGGCGGCGGCAGCAGTGTTATGCCGGCGCAGGAGTTCTACATGGCAACGCTGCGCGTTGGTGAGCGTACGTTCCTCGGGGAAGGACATTCACCGCAAGCGGCCAGACACGATGCAGCAGCCCGAGCGTTGGAGGTACTAAAGCCGCTGACGGCCGAGGCAGCGGCCAACGATGGCAAAGGCAAAGCGACGATCGCCGGTGGTGGTGACGGTGAGGCGAATGGGGACGATGCAGGAAGCGATGGTGACCCGAACGCGGAACTAAAGTCACCAATATCGCTCGTACACGAGATGGCCGTGCAGCGCAACGTGCCGGTCGTGTTTGAGGTGATCAGCGAAAAAGGCCCGCCACACATGACCGTGTTCGTAACGCAGTGCAAGGTCGGCACGATCGTTACCGAGGGCGAAGGGACGGGCAAGAAGCCGTCGAAGAAGCGCGCCGCCGAAAAGATGCTCGAGGAACTGCGCAAGCTGCAGAAGGCCGAACAGCAGCACTCTAGTGCGGGTTGGGGCGGAGGGGATGGCGCCTGTGAGAAACGAAAGACCCACTCCAAGTCGTCGGCTgcggctgcggcggcggcTAACGCATCCCAGTTAGAAGCGGGCGTCGTCACGGCCAAAAAGAAGGCACGCAATCTGATCAAGGAGAAGTCGGTGACCGGTGGCGATGTGgcgggagaaaaagaaaaccccatcTCGCGGCTAATGCAGATCCAGCAGGCGCGCAAGGAGAAGCAACCGGTATACGTGGTGGTCGAGAACGAGCGGCCAAACGTCGGGCGGCGCCGTCAGTTCACGATCGAGGTCTATGCCGCCGGCAAGAAAGCCACCGGGGTCGGGATGACGAAAAAGGCAGCCAAATGGAATGCGGCGGAAGCGTTGCTGGTGGATCTTGGATACGCCaccgcgacgacgacgatgccaACGGCCACAAAATCGCCGGCCGCCGCGAATGGAACggcaaacaaagaaaaccaatCCGGAGCGGCTAACGAGGCACCGACGGTGGCGATGGCAAGCGGCGGTCGGAAGGTAACGTTCACCGAAGGGTCAGAAAATGTTGcgttaaaaacaacaaccaacggAACGGATTCACGGTCACCTTTAGGTGGTGCAAATCAAG CCGCACCACATCACGCGAAAAGTGATACATCCAGGGACGCGATGAATGACAGCACGGCATCGAACGATAGCATGGCCACCAACAGCTCCGGCGTCTCCAGTGCCTCCTCGGTCCCAGCATTAACCACCGTATCATCATCTCCAAGTGCCCCGTCGAATCCGGACATAGGCCGCAAGAAGGAGCAACTGCTGTACTTGGCCCAACTGTTGAAATTCGAG GTACAATTTTCCGACTTTCCAAAGGGCAACCACGGCGAATACCTTACGCTGGTGATCCTTTCCACCGAACCACCGCAACTGTGCCACGGCAGCGGCGCCAGCCTAAAAGAGTCCCACGATGAGGCGGCACGTGGCGCCTTGGAAATACTGTCCAAAATTGGGCTGGACAACGTGAAACCCAAGGCGGCGACACCGAGCAGCAACACCGCAACGGACACGACGGATGTGGCGGGTGGTAAATAG
- the LOC131266408 gene encoding replication factor C subunit 2, whose product MPEEVASTSSASARKDAPAENKKKNLPWIEKYRPQRFEEIVGNEETVARLGIFASQGNAPNIIIAGPPGVGKTTTILCLARILLGSNFREAVLELNASNERGIDVVRNKIKMFAQQKVTLPRGRHKIVILDEADSMTEGAQQALRRTMEIYSNTTRFALACNTSEKIIEPIQSRCAMLRFSKLSDAQVLAKVVEVCQRENLNYEEDGLEAIVFTAQGDMRQALNNLQSTANGFGHISGVNVFKVCDEPHPLLVQDMLQYCIKGDIHKAYKIMNKLWRLGYAAEDIIGNIFRVCRRMDMNEKLKLYFIREIGETHMKIVDGLNSLLQMSGLLARMCEASYEHA is encoded by the exons ATGCCGGAAGAAGTAGCATCGACGTCCTCTGCTTCCGCTCGGAAGGATGCCCCTGCTGagaataagaagaaaaatctgCCATG GATCGAAAAATATCGACCGCAGCGGTTCGAAGAAATCGTCGGCAACGAAGAAACCGTAGCGCGACTAGGTATATTTGCGTCGCAGGGAAATGCCCCCAACATTATTATTGCG GGTCCTCCGGGTGTGGGTAAGACAACAACCATCCTTTGCTTGGCTCGAATTCTCCTGGGGTCAAACTTTCGCGAAGCAGTCCTAGAATTGAATGCTTCCAACGAGCGTGGCATTGATGTGGTACGTAACAAGATAAAGATGTTTGCCCAGCAAAAGGTTACGCTGCCTCGTGGACGCCACAAGATTGTAATCCTCGACGAGGCGGATAGTATGACCGAAGGAGCCCAGCAAGCCCTTCGCAGAACGATGGAAATCTATAGCAACACAACTCGATTCGCTTTGGCGTGTAATACCAGCGAGAAGATCATCGAACCTATCCAGTCGCGTTGTGCGATGCTACGCTTTTCAAAACTCTCTGACGCACAGGTTCTTGCAAAAGTGGTTGAAGTGTGCCAGCGAGAAAATCTCAACTATGAAGAGGACGGCTTGGAGGCGATCGTCTTCACTGCACAGGGTGATATGCGTCAAGCGCTGAACAATCTACAATCCACTGCCAACGGTTTCGGGCACATCAGTGGTGTGAACGTTTTCAAGGTTTGCGACGAACCCCACCCATTGCTCGTGCAGGATATGCTTCAATATTGCATCAAAGGGGACATTCACAAGGCGTACAAGATTATGAACAAACTGTGGAGGCTGGGATACGCAGCGGAAGATATCATAGGGAACATATTCCGCGTCTGCCGCCGAATGGACATGAATGAAAAGCTGAAGCTATATTTTATACGCGAGATCGGCGAAACTCATATGAAAATTGTCGATGGGCTCAATTCGCTGTTGCAAATGTCCGGACTGTTGGCTCGCATGTGCGAAGCATCATATGAACatgcataa